The Erigeron canadensis isolate Cc75 chromosome 1, C_canadensis_v1, whole genome shotgun sequence genome segment ACATTAAAGATTAAATCAGGTTAATTGAATGTTAGAGGCAAAAATGAATGTTACCTAAGCAAATTCATTTCCGTATGTATAGATCGCTAGCTATTATTATGGTATTTCTCGATCtccttaattttttaattttttgtaatgGTATATAGCTTCAAGTAATGAAATCACACGCAAGACAACAAGGAGAGTTCGAATCGCTCCATCGTGACTTGAATATGGGATTTGGAAATTGGGAATTTGATCCAATGGACATCGAAAACCCATTCCCAAACAACAATGGATCGGTTCATATATGGAACGGTGGTGAAGACTTGATCGTGCCTCCTACATTACAACGTTACATTGCCCAAAAACTTAAATGGGTCCAGTATCATGAGGTTACCGAAGTTGGACACTTGATGGTTTATGCCGATGGCATGGTTGACGCTATTCTTAAAGCGCTTCTTAATGTAAAGAATTAGATAGATCATTATGGATTTGTACTATTTCCTTGTTCATTATTACTCTATCTGCATTTTCTTTCTATAGTCTTTACTCCCTTTGTCctttaacatttaaaaaaaaaagcattatATTCTTACAAAAAGCTAGATAGAGTATGCTAAGAGTCTAAGACCATGCCCATGAGTCAAGATTTTAACTAATCACGGTCATGATGCGACAAGAGTTGAGGCCATCTAGATCAGAAAAGTAATACGCAAGGAACCGATGTTTTCTTATTAgatttataaaattatgtacGTACATGACAGAAATTCTAGcaaaaaaaatatctataatcATACAACTCAATTGTTCTGATGTTCTCATAATCTCGTGATCTCGTCTATAAAACGTAATGGGCCAAGCCCAGTACAAGACTGGATTATTAGTATAACTGGTCCAACACTTTAAAATTCATTTTGAGTTTGACAACTTTCAATATTCTTTAGTCTCTAGTCTTTACCATATATTGACCAATGAATGGGCTTGTTTAATTTGGTAAACATGTTAGTTGCTCCTCTCATGTTACGTGTTCCAAGTTGCCTGGATCAATCAAACACAGATAATAAGCTTTTAATCACTCTATATTCTATTAAGTACATAatcttctatatttttttttgtaaaatttagaGGATTTTTTTTATCTCCGTATTTTGAGTGGCGTAGCTAGTTGTTTATGGGTCAGATTAATTGGATTTTGAGTAAATAAAACTTATTGGTTTCACGTCGGTTAAGCTAATGAGTAAGCTAGTTTGCAACTTATATAAGTAGTTGGTGACCAATGACCACGTTAGTCAAAATATCAGTATGATCTCTTTTAGATAACCGGCCACATTGTTAGTGTCAAAATGTGTGCCGTTCACTAATCAAATCTTTACGATAAAATGATAACTTTgcacaaataaaaagttagcttactcattagctttttttttaaaattttttttttttttaactcttaaAGAAGCTTTTAAACCATATTCTGATCCATAGGATAGGTAGTTAGGAAATTGTTCGCCTAATTCGAAGATTAAATTCAAACATAAAGTAGATCTACCCTCATGTTTTCCAACCAATGCTAAGAGTTTCCCGGTAAATGCGACGAATGTTCATtgtgaatcaaaagtaaaaGCGTGTCAAAACCACTCATgtctttttgttaatatatattttttaaaacaaaagtcCTTAAATACTAATATAGGGTACACTTTTGTGGTTTACTTACTGTATGTAGAGCATCACAACTACATATGAATCTAACGAGGGTAGATATTAGTGTTTCGTTGCGAAATTGTATTTCCGAATGTCATGTAGAAAAAGTTTTACACTTACATGTTGATGGGTTGAAAATTTcatgttaaattaaaatactccatcattaaaaaaaataaaaattgtccAGATTATAAGAAGTAAAATGTCAAGCTCAAAAAAACCTTATTTTTGTAAAACATATGatatctaaaataaaatattaaacaatAGCAAACATTATATAGAACGATACATGAGAAGAACATTTCAAGGTTTGAGTCCGGCCTCCACTGAACGATACACTTCTCCtaatagctcaatggttgagcaTTAGCTTTTCATGCCGGAGGTCGAGACATGGGAAGAACATTTTAAggtatttcacaaataaagtcctccagtgaagcatgtttgagtcctgcagagggggcaaagttttatctcaattaaatgtcgtgtctttgagcttgcgagcaaatgatccacacctttaaaaaaaataaaaaatatagaacGATAGGATTCAAGACATGAGAACTGTGATTAAGGGACTTctttcattcaaatgtttaacaTTATACAAAACCACTAGGACTCCAATATAATAAGAGTAACAATATCACATAAATGGGTTATAGGTTTAAAAAGTGGATAGTCACAATAAATAACAATTTCATTCATATTTCATAATACTTAATCGTTTCTAAGTTTTCTTTATCTTATGAAGTCAtgataaaaactaaaaccaCTAGGGTGATAGTTGGAaaagtaaaatatgaaaaaacatatattaaccCTAAgtctaaaataaaaacaaccgTTATGGGTTAACAAAATAAGTACTGTGATACGTATGTCtagtattataatatatataatttttaaaaggaataatagttatcatttattaaaaaaagctacttttatatttgaattaatAGGAGGGGGGCTATTTCTTCTCGATTCGAGCTGGATTTGAATCTTGAGTACGAATTATGCATacaatacttttattattaaagataaattgaTGAGAACCCTGTAAGCCTATGTACTTTTTTGATACTCACATAACCATAAAGGTACAATACTTTTTATTGTTCTTGTATAGCTACACACTGTAATGGAAACCTTTTTAAATAATAAGTGGCCTTCAGCCCTTCACAATTCAATGGAAAAGACTGAAAGTCGTCGACCTTGTAGAGCAAacaatcatttgttttctagagTTGAAGTTAAATATTTTGCCGGTCTGTTACGTTATTACCAGCATTGCTTGTTTAAAttcttcaaattatatactccaTTTTTACATCACTAACTAGTAATAACGACATTCTCCCCTTTTCGTAAACTTGTAACCATTAACtcgttttgtttttttgtttgaaataaGATACTTTAACCATAATAAAAAGTACTCAAACAAATGGTCACAATcatatacattttattttcttcatgtTTGACGACATATGCAATCATGTTGGTGACCAGTAAATTTCAACCCACCAGCTAGCTGCTTAAACCATTGACACACTCTGCTGTCCATCTTCATTTCtctgcatcatcatcatcaacaaataACAATTAATAATGATGCTAGGCGAAGATGACAATCAAAAGATGTCAGCAACAACAACCGGTCAGTCTCATCCCAGCAGGAAATCATCCAAACCCGATTCTTTCGGTAACAATTCAGTTTCATTCCTTAATTTGTAAACAACCCTTAACTTTCATAATCTTGAAACACttattataaaactatatttatatatgttatattgttGTACGCGTTTAATTAATTAGGAATGTTGAAGAAGTTGCTGCTTGGCTTGTATTTGGGATTATTTGCATGGGCTTATCAAACCGCTGTTCCACCACCTCCCAAATCATTGGGATCACTTGACGGAATTACTTCTTCTCCAAGGATACAGCTCCGTGATGGAAGACATATTTCGTATATAGAATCCGGCGTTTCTAAAGATACGGCTAAGTTCAAGATAATATTAGTCCATGGGTTCGGCGCTAGCAAGTACCTTAATCCATTTACCTCTTCAGCCTCACCAGTTGGATTCCTCCTCGATCTTAACCCATATATATTCATTTCAAATACTTTTAACCTTTTAAGTATACTTTAGTTATTGGATAATAAatggtaaaagtgtaaaacaataacttacaaataattaatgatGACATGCAGGGTGTTATTGAAGAAGTCGGGGTGTATGTTGTTGCATTTGATAGGCCCGGATATGGAGAGAGTGACCCTGACCCTAATCGAACTGTTAAGAGTTTGGCTTTGGATATCGAGGAGCTGGCTGATCAGTTAAACCTGGGACAGAGGTTTTATGTGGCTGGATATTCAATGGGTGGACAAGTCTTATGGTCTTGTCTCAAATACATCCCTCACAGGTTTGTTTCAAATCTTGCCAATTACAGTACTTTTGAAGCATCATGATCATATATAAATTGTAAGTTATAAATCTATCTACAGGCTTGCAGGAGCGATCCTTATATCTCCGGCTGTGAATTACTGGTGGGCTAATCTGCCATCAAACTTAACAAACGAAGCATTTTCACGACAACTTCCACAAGATCAATGGTCTTACCGAGTTGCTCACTACCTTCCGTGGCTAACTTACTGGTGGCAAAGTCAGAAATGGTTTCCTTCTTTCGCTCTTATTGATGGAAACATTGATTGTCTTTCTCGTTCTGATAGAGAAATTGTTTCAAAATTGTTTGCGTCTGCGGATCCAAATCAGGTATATATGTACCTCTTCTTTCTTCATCACATATATCTCTTTAGTTTCATTTGTAGAGTTTTCAATTGTGATCACAGTAAAACCATATACTAAGAAGACTAGCCATATAGATACCTGGAAATTAAGTTACATATATAATCAGGTTACAATCAGAATGAATTAAACGAAATTTTACCCAACCAACATAAAAAAGTGCCTGGTTTAACCACTATGACCTTAGAAAAAGACATCGGCCACTTGCTTCTTTTTCTATGTTTTTGTTCCTTACATGCGTTAGtttataaataagtaaaaaactagTATAATTATTAAGTTAGGTTGCTTCAGAAATATTAAAAGTGTTTTCTTGTGGATTTTAGCTTCACTTGACGCACCAACTAACTTCTGCCCAAATAAAATACTGTATAATTGGTATTCAACCAACATAAAAAAGTTTGGATTCCTTATCAATATATACATTTGTAGTATCTATATGCTCAAAATTTGAAGTAGTCCCTTTTTGGTGCTAAAGCTACAAGAGATGAAACTGCACCCAACACAGCAAGGAGAATATGAGTCACTGTATCGTGATTTGAATATCGGATTCGGAAAGTGGGACTTTGATCCAATGGACATAGAAAATCCATTCCCAAACAACAACGGAACGGTTCATCTATGGATGGGTGATGAAGACTTGGTCGTGCCTGTGACACTACAACGTTATATCGCTCAACAACTTAGATGGGTCAAGTATCATGAAGTTGTTGGAGGTGGACACATGTTGACTTATGTTGATGGAGTGACCGACGCTATGCTTAAAGCCCTCACTACAGTAGAAATTTAgctctatatatatagagagaaaagcTACGAACAAGCGGCACAAAATGTTGGTTTTAATCCATTTAGTTGTTTAACTTGATGTATGTTTATTTCCATGTCAGTATTATACAGTATCCTCATATCATATTTTCAAATGTCCTTTGTCAAACAATGTCCTTCAAGTTAAGGGTTTCCATACACGAACGTTATCCCCCAAATTTGCTCATTCCCAGTGAGTTAAGGGTTTCTAGTGAGTTTGCATTTACGGAATAGTAATTAAATCCGCATGCTTTAtgtaaaacaaaatcaaaattaaacaaacgGACTTCAGTATGAGTTTAAGTTCAAGGGGAGTATAAAAACAAACCAGAATTATCATGAAGCTAACCTGCGAGAGAAGGCCTATAACTTGAAAGTTGCTGTTTATCTGGAAATAGTATGTGAGCTAGGAAATAGACTGACGCCGATGATAATGAATACTCGATGATCAAATTTTTAAACTGCCAAGGCATCACGACTGAGCATACACTGACAAACACACGGAATCCATATACAATCAGCATAACTTGAGATTGAAAGCTATTGTCTCATTGACTATGAAGGCATGCTAAGCCACACTAAATGGCAAACCTGcaaaaaattcatatatgaGAGTGAGACGACCTAAAAACAACGGGTCATAATGAAATGTGATGGAGACCCAAAAGTAACAAATTTGCCATAAATGACAAACCTGAATAGGTGGAAATGGTCCTTCGGGTTGTAAAATTGTAGCGGGCTTAAAGGGGCACGCATGAGTCATACTGAGGTCTTATTCCAGTCATATAGGTCGTAATGGGTTATGGAAAGGATGATGGTTCTTTATTGGGTCATAGAACAGGTCTCATAGGTCAGAATCAGGCCATAACAGGTCGTAATTGGACCATATTGGGTTAATATGTCAAAGAAGTCATAACAGGTCATCTGGTTCGTTCCAGTCAGTTAGCAATGCTCAATCAGTAAATGCATCCTAAGAATTGATATcatgaaaaaatataaatgaagaaCCATATACACTCACACGAATGATCATATCAGTAGGAATGATCTAGGTGATAAATTGCTGCCATGCCATGTTTAAGAACCATATACACTCACGCGCGTCTGGATGACAACATTTTAATAGCAAACAAAACACAACAGAGCGAAATATAAAAGTGACTTTAAGACGTAGTACATGTTCATAATCTTGGTCCGTTGGCCATACGAAAACTATAAAACTAGTAAGCATCTCCTTAAGAATGACTCGCCATTTACCACATAGAACTTATCATCTATAAGTATCCATAGACCTGATTAACAGTCTCCAAATAATCAACAACCCCCACATTCAATCATATCCTTGAGTATGTGAGCTAGTCCATTATTCATATTTCAAACACCTAATAgactttatatgaaaatttgatttttgtttacaGACACTTTCATCAATGGTAAGATACAACACAGGTATTGTTACTAACTTTATCTTTCTATTAGAAAACAACATTATAATCAAATAGAACTTCGTAAATATTCTTCACATAAACCACCGTACAAAATCTACACATGACAACAATAAAACAACCAAACCTATAACTTAAGATCCTCCCAGACTCCAAAATCAGAACTAGAATTATTATAACTAATCACACTATCTTGACAACCTATTATAAAACTACTTCGTGTCGAATCCATATTAACTAAAGCATGAGCAGTACCAGCCGGACTAATGGCGACAGCCACATCATCAGCCGATAACATCACTTGAGCATAACCCTTTTCAACCAACCTATTCTCCATCCGAAACATCGTTCGAGCTCCCCAAATCAAGATAGTCTCATTACAAGTATGGTGTCTATGGTTTCCCCTTAATCCACCTGGCCTAATCTCACCAACATGAATTGAAGTACAAACCAATGCACCCCCTGAAATCCCAGATTGTAATGCAATAGAAACAGGGTCTAACATCCAACCTCTTGTATCTTTACTGATTTGTGAAGGAAACCCAGATGGGAATCTGATTAAATTGGCTTCATGATCTTGGTCAACATTCAAGATTGAGAATTTGATTGACTTTAGTGAGTTTTGATGGATTCTAAGGAAACCCCATGTGAGAATTAGGAACATTGATAGTAGAAAAGGGAAAGATTGTGGCTTTTTCAAgaaaagtttgaatcttgaaattagggtttgtgATTGGAAAAAAGTGTTGTTGTGATTGATTTCGGTTGTGTAAATTGGGATTTCATTGTTGTGTGGATATGAATTTCTTCTAGGGTTTACCATGATTTGATGTAGATCTAATTAAAACATCAATCAGTTTCACAtggggtttttgtttttctcctttttttgtGTATCTATAATTTCCCCTATACACTGTATCTATCTCCTGCTCTCTCCAATCCATCTTTGAGTAAAATGCAATAAAAGGGGTTTcaattataaaagaataaaaaaaattttattttcttatcatgaatacaaattttaaaataaacaaatatgaaGATGAACAACAAGATGTACAAACAGAACCATTTCTTGTCATACTCAGCTTATCTAAGTCAAGCTACTTAATTACTTTTGCTAAGAAGTGCTTCAAGAATAGCATCGCTCGCCACATTGGCAAACGGAAACATGTGTCCGCCACCGGTAACTTCGTGATAGTTGACCCATCCGAGATGTTGCGCTATGTAACGTTGCAATGTAACGGGCACAATCAAATCTTCATCACCCATCCATAAATGAACTGATCCATTGTTGTTTGGAAATGGATTCTCAAGATCCATTGGATCAAATTCCCATTTCCCAAATCCAATATTCAAGTCACGATGGACTGACTCGAATTCTCCTTGTTGTGTTGGGTGTGATTGCATCAGCTCTGCCTATAACccacaaatataaaaaataaaataacagaACAAGAATTCATACTAACAAATACTCGTACTAaagatgtttatgtttattaatcACATAAATAAGAATATGTGATAGTTTAGTTCATATAGTGATCTAAAAGCTGATCAAGCATTGTACCTGCTTTTGATCAACGACACCAAGTAGATTTGTTATAACATCTACGTCTGCTGGAGTATAAATGGCAGGATTTCCGGTAATGATAGAAAAACCTGGAAACCATGATTGGGTGTTCCACCAATTGGTCAGCCACGGTAAGTAGTGAGCAACACGCATAGACCATTGGTCCTGTTTAAGTTGCCGAGAATATGCTTCGTTTGTTAAGTTTGAAGGGAGGTTATGCCACCAGTAATCAATCACCGGAGAAATAAGAATTGCTCCTGCTAGCCTGTTTAAGAAAGgagatatatattaagatatacACTATAGTGATAAACATATGTGATTATGCTTTTCAAAACTTAAGTTTAAACAGACCTGTGAGGAATATACTTAAGACATGACCAGATAACTTGCCCACCCATAGAGAAACCAGCCACATAGAATTTTGGTCCCAAGTTCAAATGATCAGCCAACTCCTCGATATCCAATGCCAAACTCTTTACAGTTCGTTTGGGGTCGGGGTCACTCTCTCCATATCCAGGCCtatcaatttcaacaatgtacactcCTAATTCTTCAATCAGGGCCTGTAAAGAGATTAGGAAACATATTAGTTAACATCATTAACATATTTGTGCGATTTCTCTTATGTAAGCTTTTAAATTGTAACTTTCATAATACTTGTAATTTAGCTAAATAGTCGACTTATTTGTGGAAAAAGTAATGCCTCACTTAAATGGTGTGTCTAAATACTCGAATTTTAGTGTCAATATATACTCGAATTTTAGTGTCATAGTTTAAACCAAATTCTTCAAACATTTCTAAGTAATCTTGTCAGATTATTATTGGCACAATTAAGTACAAAAATTTCCAAAATTTTcatgtataaaaatatgtacAGAAACTCTTCATAAATAATTGACCATTTGTACGGAAAGCAAAGTATTTCATACCAGTGAGGCTGAAGCAAGAGGATCATGATACTTGCTACACCCGAAACAGTGAAAGTATATTATTTTAGATTTGGCAACATCTTTTGGAACACCAAATTCTTTATACGACAAATGTCTTCCATCACGAAGCGTTATTCTTTCGGATATAAGAGGAAGTCCATCCGGAGATCCCAGCTTCTTGGGAGGTGGTGGCTGAGTTTTTTGATATGCCCATGCACAAAACTCAGCCAATAACACAATTAGTAATATCTTTAAGATTCCTGGatagataaaaacaaaacatttaaaaCCAGTATTAGGAATGAAAGTGTTGTCACAACTCAGATGATAAAAATAGTTACATGAAATCTGATATCTAAAGTTGATGAAACTCGCCAGAGGAGAAATTGAGTTTGGATTTTCTGGTACGAGACGTTGGTACTTctgaaatttttttgtttggacCTTCTGGCTTTGTTTTTGCCATCATGGAATGCTAAAAGTGTCAGATTTTAAGAGTCCTCTTTTGAGTggataaaagagttaaaaatatatgtatgtattataaatatttttgagtttGATTTTATAAGTTTATCCCAAGATAAAGGTTTTCtgaggacttaaaagatgagAAAATGTGTTTGAAAAATATCAACAATGGAGAAGATTTGATATAACAGTAGGGACTCTCGAGAGAGAATAGCAATGGAAAAGATGCATGATTATGAACTTAGCATTTGGGTATAAATACAGGATCAAttaacaaagttacaaaacatcATCCTTTGACTTTGACTAAAAACCTGCATAACAACAACAACTCCGCAAACTTCATTTATCATCCTTGTTGTTTATGTTATTCACACTTTTGGTCCTAATAACTTACGTTGCAGCGAGAAGTGACCCGGAAATGACAAAATTAATTCTATCTTATTAATACGCTCATAATAATTTACTTCTTTTCATGATAACTAgttgaaaataaacctaaattaaGTAGTCAAAATAAGACGCAAAACGCAAAAAATTCTTctttatcttaattttaatttggagCAAGAACTAGCTAGATTTTCACATTAATAGAAAATCAATGAAACGAAACACATTACAAACGCCTTCagataaatcaaaattttgactAAATGACTAATTTAAATACAGagtaaaaaatttgtttttttttaacgacaaatacaaatatacaatacaCTACTAAATTACACCATATAATACTATTCTATACCATTGTCAATGATTGAATCTTGGTCTATACTTCAAGAGGCAAGAGCCTCTACCACCCCACCTAAGTGGTGATGGCAAATTTGGATCATTTCTCGATTTGTGTGTGTCATCCTTGCGCAGGGGTCATGTTAATCTTCTCTGTATCGTTCCAATTTTATCGGATGTCCCCGAAGGGACAAAAAATTTGTTGAATGCAGTAACCATAGTAACaagtttatgttatatttaagcAATCACGACAAAGACGTTTTACACCAAATAACTTTCTTTATGAACAAAGACAGTGAAGCAGGATGATGAAGTTACATTTAACCtcgtttttttatataaaataaccaCATATAAATGATATGTCACtcgaaaaagaaaagataaaagaagattttttgttgttgtcgTCTTCTCATCCATTGGAAACCTTTTTAAAAAGTGTTCCTTCTATAACATTTCTCAAAGAAATTAGTACGAGTAGCATTCCAGTCATTTTGTTAATGttgaaaaacttcaaaatacttctagaaaacaagtatgataaTGATAAGTCAAGTTTTGGGGATCAGCTTAACAATTTTTGGTTATTAGCAAGGACTATTTATTACTGTACATGTATAACTCCTTTTTAAAAGATGTGTATTACTTGCAAGTATCTGGAAATTTATATTAGTCCTTTATAAGTGGTAGAGCTATGCGGTGGCCATCTAAGTGTTAATTCTAAGTGTTTATTGAATTCTAGTGTTAATTCTAAGTGTTTATTGAATTCAAAGATAAATTGACAACTCCACAAAATATACATTTAAATCTCATGTTTTCAACTAAGcttgttttgttataaaaaaaaaaaattaagcttGTTAGTATTACGAGAACTTATTGatgacacaaacaaaaatcAGAGCCGTTGTCCGTTATTGCATTCcccattaattattttattacatgTTGATAGTAGTTTATTGTTCAATATTAATCACCATAACTGAGACAATCTTCGTCATTTTCCTAATTTCCAAAGGCTACCTCACTTGACTGCCAACCATTCATCTTCAAACTTCAATTCAACATTGCAAAACTCTCTTTCAGGTTAAAGTCTTCATACAAAAGGTCTCATTTGACAAACTGTAATTAGTTTAGTCTTTTAATCAACACATTCCATGCTCAATCCTTTTATCTAGATTTAGTGTGTTTATTTACTTAAATTAGATTAGGTAGCTAAGTATTACCTGCTTGGGCCTGAAGAAGAAGACATGTTAGAAATTAGTGTAATACCCAAACGTTATCAGAAATGCAAGTTCATCTCTATTTCCTCATATTTTTCAACGAGCAATGtgcccgtgcgttgcggcggtgagatggtgggggttaTAGGttaagtcata includes the following:
- the LOC122585366 gene encoding uncharacterized protein LOC122585366; the encoded protein is MMLGEDDNQKMSATTTGQSHPSRKSSKPDSFGMLKKLLLGLYLGLFAWAYQTAVPPPPKSLGSLDGITSSPRIQLRDGRHISYIESGVSKDTAKFKIILVHGFGASKYLNPFTSSASPGVIEEVGVYVVAFDRPGYGESDPDPNRTVKSLALDIEELADQLNLGQRFYVAGYSMGGQVLWSCLKYIPHRLAGAILISPAVNYWWANLPSNLTNEAFSRQLPQDQWSYRVAHYLPWLTYWWQSQKWFPSFALIDGNIDCLSRSDREIVSKLFASADPNQLQEMKLHPTQQGEYESLYRDLNIGFGKWDFDPMDIENPFPNNNGTVHLWMGDEDLVVPVTLQRYIAQQLRWVKYHEVVGGGHMLTYVDGVTDAMLKALTTVEI
- the LOC122581235 gene encoding uncharacterized protein LOC122581235, producing the protein MVNPRRNSYPHNNEIPIYTTEINHNNTFFQSQTLISRFKLFLKKPQSFPFLLSMFLILTWGFLRIHQNSLKSIKFSILNVDQDHEANLIRFPSGFPSQISKDTRGWMLDPVSIALQSGISGGALVCTSIHVGEIRPGGLRGNHRHHTCNETILIWGARTMFRMENRLVEKGYAQVMLSADDVAVAISPAGTAHALVNMDSTRSSFIIGCQDSVISYNNSSSDFGVWEDLKL
- the LOC122594909 gene encoding uncharacterized protein LOC122594909, whose protein sequence is MAKTKPEGPNKKISEVPTSRTRKSKLNFSSGILKILLIVLLAEFCAWAYQKTQPPPPKKLGSPDGLPLISERITLRDGRHLSYKEFGVPKDVAKSKIIYFHCFGCSKYHDPLASASLALIEELGVYIVEIDRPGYGESDPDPKRTVKSLALDIEELADHLNLGPKFYVAGFSMGGQVIWSCLKYIPHRLAGAILISPVIDYWWHNLPSNLTNEAYSRQLKQDQWSMRVAHYLPWLTNWWNTQSWFPGFSIITGNPAIYTPADVDVITNLLGVVDQKQAELMQSHPTQQGEFESVHRDLNIGFGKWEFDPMDLENPFPNNNGSVHLWMGDEDLIVPVTLQRYIAQHLGWVNYHEVTGGGHMFPFANVASDAILEALLSKSN